The following proteins are encoded in a genomic region of Maribacter hydrothermalis:
- a CDS encoding cupin domain-containing protein gives MTLNLSNITSKEIMPGLHGKLVHSENMSIAFWEVEKGAKVPEHSHINEQIMHVMEGDFEFTLDETTKVYGPGDIVVIAPHKKHSGVALTPCKLLDVFSPTREEYR, from the coding sequence ATGACATTAAATCTTTCTAATATAACTTCTAAAGAAATTATGCCAGGTTTACATGGTAAATTGGTCCATTCAGAAAATATGAGTATCGCTTTTTGGGAGGTGGAAAAAGGAGCAAAAGTTCCAGAACACTCCCACATAAATGAACAAATTATGCATGTTATGGAAGGTGATTTTGAATTCACTTTAGATGAAACGACAAAAGTGTATGGCCCCGGAGACATCGTGGTTATTGCTCCGCATAAAAAACATAGCGGTGTTGCCTTGACACCATGTAAATTATTAGACGTTTTTAGTCCTACCAGAGAAGAATACCGTTAG
- a CDS encoding OmpA family protein, whose amino-acid sequence MKKIYIYLIIFLGIFQSTWSQQDLKRANDLFEKAYYADAITLYEAVLPSNKSSQVIKNLADSYYHTFDLNAAARWYRYLIANYGEIIEDDYYFKLNQSLKAIGEYQEAETVLVDYYTKEGNLDKVQLVKDNTKYLENVRAIGDRFAIENSTLNTTTSEFGAMLVGNAIWYTATQKKTGSKTYRWNNQNYLDIYTHPIDKIQLGDSVSTNLSNTINTKLHEGAFTISSNGKTIYFTRNNSNGGKRKTDDKKISNLKIYSAHLEDGVWRNITELPFNSDDFSNEHPTLNAEGTKLYFSSDRPGGFGSFDIYEVNLQADNSFGIPVNVGSVINTDKKEQFPFIANDNSLYFSSNGHPGYGLLDVFISKNKNGTFLQPDNLGLPLNSGYDDFSYILNTDNKSGYFASNRPSGKGSDDMYSFKITKELQIEDCQQFITGIITDRTTTLPLAGATVLLIDANDQVITTLKSKENGVFNFTIDCEALYTVKAEKEGYEGNSKNIRSTKERNAEIDASMDLYSVLEKEKAAALVLQEKQAAEKLRAETLALKKLEDEKKEAALAAKQKEEKIAREAKQRIVEKAKSEEALVKKITDAINTESSLVKETDRTIIKTEEIHFDYSLWYLRRESRERLQTVIDVMKKNPGIVVEIGTHTDIRGNGGYNKNLSQKRADSAKEFLVKNGIESGRIVSKGYGESKPIVVCATEDACTEEDHEWNRRCEFVVIGWNYSK is encoded by the coding sequence ATGAAGAAAATATACATATACCTTATTATATTCTTAGGGATATTTCAGTCTACTTGGTCGCAACAAGATTTAAAACGGGCAAACGACCTTTTTGAAAAGGCATACTACGCTGATGCCATTACTTTATATGAGGCCGTATTACCAAGCAATAAAAGTAGCCAGGTTATTAAAAATTTGGCCGATAGCTATTACCATACTTTTGATTTAAACGCTGCCGCACGTTGGTATCGTTATTTAATTGCCAATTATGGCGAAATTATAGAAGATGACTACTATTTTAAACTAAATCAGTCTTTAAAAGCCATTGGTGAATACCAAGAAGCTGAAACTGTTTTAGTAGATTATTATACCAAAGAAGGCAACCTAGACAAAGTACAGCTAGTAAAAGATAACACCAAATATCTAGAAAATGTACGAGCCATAGGTGACCGTTTTGCTATTGAAAACAGTACGCTAAATACGACAACATCTGAATTTGGAGCTATGCTAGTAGGTAATGCTATCTGGTATACGGCTACTCAAAAAAAAACTGGCTCTAAAACCTATCGATGGAACAATCAAAACTACTTGGATATTTACACGCATCCAATAGACAAAATTCAATTGGGAGATAGTGTAAGCACCAACCTATCTAATACTATAAATACTAAATTACATGAAGGCGCATTTACAATTTCATCCAACGGAAAAACCATTTACTTTACCCGTAACAATTCTAACGGAGGAAAGCGAAAAACAGATGATAAAAAAATATCCAATCTTAAAATTTACAGTGCCCATTTAGAAGATGGGGTTTGGAGGAACATTACCGAACTTCCTTTTAATAGCGATGATTTTTCTAATGAACACCCTACTTTAAATGCAGAGGGCACAAAATTGTATTTTTCTTCGGATAGACCCGGTGGATTTGGTTCTTTTGATATTTATGAAGTTAATCTACAAGCAGATAATTCATTTGGCATACCTGTTAATGTAGGAAGTGTAATTAATACGGATAAAAAAGAGCAATTTCCGTTTATAGCCAATGACAATTCGCTTTATTTTTCATCTAATGGTCACCCAGGTTATGGGCTTTTAGATGTTTTTATCTCCAAAAACAAGAATGGAACTTTCCTTCAGCCAGATAATTTAGGCTTGCCTCTAAATAGCGGATATGATGATTTTTCATACATTTTAAATACTGATAACAAATCGGGTTATTTTGCAAGTAACAGACCGTCCGGTAAGGGAAGTGATGATATGTATAGTTTTAAAATAACTAAAGAATTACAAATTGAAGATTGTCAACAATTTATCACTGGTATTATAACAGACCGTACTACTACCCTACCATTAGCCGGTGCCACAGTACTTTTGATTGATGCAAACGACCAGGTTATAACAACATTGAAATCTAAAGAAAATGGTGTTTTTAACTTTACTATCGACTGTGAAGCATTGTATACGGTAAAGGCAGAAAAAGAGGGCTATGAGGGCAATTCAAAAAACATTCGCAGTACTAAAGAACGTAATGCCGAAATTGATGCGTCTATGGACTTATATTCCGTTTTAGAAAAAGAAAAAGCGGCAGCATTGGTCCTACAAGAAAAGCAAGCAGCAGAAAAATTACGTGCAGAAACTTTAGCATTAAAAAAACTTGAAGACGAGAAAAAGGAAGCCGCACTAGCTGCTAAACAAAAGGAAGAAAAGATTGCTCGCGAGGCTAAGCAACGCATAGTAGAAAAGGCTAAAAGTGAAGAAGCATTGGTGAAAAAAATAACCGATGCCATTAATACGGAGAGTTCTTTAGTAAAAGAAACCGATCGTACTATAATTAAAACTGAAGAAATACATTTCGATTATAGCCTGTGGTACTTAAGAAGAGAATCTCGTGAGCGCTTACAAACGGTTATTGATGTAATGAAGAAGAACCCAGGTATAGTCGTTGAAATTGGAACCCATACAGATATTCGTGGAAATGGAGGATACAACAAAAATCTATCCCAAAAAAGAGCAGATTCTGCTAAAGAATTCTTGGTTAAAAACGGAATTGAATCGGGCAGAATTGTATCCAAAGGATACGGAGAATCTAAGCCAATAGTTGTTTGCGCAACAGAGGACGCCTGTACAGAAGAAGACCATGAGTGGAACCGTAGATGCGAATTTGTTGTTATAGGTTGGAACTATAGTAAATAA
- a CDS encoding SGNH/GDSL hydrolase family protein: protein MNGFKEKIVITLLTLTVTILCACNQNNDEPINVLLVGNSSIYYNNMPEMLEKIAHENGQELKTKLIAFGGYTLRDHLNEGIVEKTLDSLNWDFVVLNEQSTFGENYVVNGLQRVRESESFYKTVREFNSLIKKQGAKTVIISLYPRKNVPKIDGEILDYSYMKIAKELDIELSPVSQTWRDIMNVESKWQLYRDDNLHPTPLGSFVTANVIYSTITDSKSKPMNGEITGSFIEEFDGNKRKDSIVPLIKINESRSRTISEKAFKNVQKLNKTGGYLNLKKPN, encoded by the coding sequence ATGAACGGATTTAAGGAGAAAATCGTCATTACCTTATTAACGTTAACCGTTACTATCTTATGTGCCTGTAATCAAAATAACGACGAGCCAATAAATGTCCTTCTTGTAGGCAACAGCAGTATTTACTACAATAATATGCCCGAAATGCTCGAAAAAATCGCCCATGAAAACGGACAAGAATTAAAGACAAAATTGATTGCTTTCGGCGGTTATACATTACGAGATCACTTAAACGAAGGGATTGTCGAAAAAACACTCGATTCCCTAAACTGGGACTTCGTAGTTCTAAACGAACAGAGTACATTCGGAGAGAATTATGTGGTGAACGGCCTTCAAAGAGTGAGAGAAAGCGAGTCGTTTTATAAAACCGTCAGGGAATTTAATTCATTGATCAAGAAACAAGGTGCCAAGACAGTAATCATTTCATTGTATCCAAGAAAAAATGTACCGAAAATTGATGGGGAAATCTTGGACTATTCATACATGAAAATCGCAAAAGAACTGGATATCGAACTATCGCCCGTCAGTCAAACATGGAGGGATATTATGAACGTTGAAAGCAAATGGCAACTTTATCGAGATGATAACCTGCATCCCACACCACTCGGTTCGTTTGTAACCGCAAACGTTATTTATTCCACTATAACCGATAGCAAAAGCAAACCGATGAACGGAGAAATAACCGGCTCGTTCATCGAAGAATTTGATGGTAACAAGAGAAAAGATTCCATTGTACCATTAATTAAGATAAACGAATCCAGATCCCGGACAATAAGTGAAAAAGCATTTAAAAACGTTCAAAAACTGAACAAGACCGGAGGTTATTTGAACTTAAAAAAACCTAATTGA
- a CDS encoding IS1182 family transposase: protein MQGKKEYQEKLFASFQLSERIPKNNFYRRLGSALDLGFLYKLTRPYYGESGQKSIDPVVFFKLCLVGYLENLISDRKLIAHCSMRLDILYFIGYDIDEELPWHSTISRTRQLFPESVFEEVFTNILQLCIEKGMVSGHTQAIDSAPVKANASMDTLELKVPEEELKEHLVRIRAISAMDREVPHRKSKDNKADKGDRSITASGKELNAIKSRNKKWAKDQDQRPGAGNKGAKYTSNKTHYSPTDPDARISVKPGKARKLNYLSQLSVDTAHHVITDIRAYHADGKDNQQLQDIVQRLQRRLWQQGLVFENCVADTGYSSGENYAFLENQGLKSFIPPHGTYKGGPDGFTYIREHDNYLCPQGKVIPFKKVFLDSRTKTKKKAYRASSKICKGCSIMESCLGKVNEKQFSVTYYRAEYERNIARVESPQGRYMKGKRQSTVEPVFGTLTQFMGMRKINTIGLEQANKVMHLSAIAYNLKKYLKFELKRSNSGLAKLAFKVFIKSTVQDMFSVFLRHQKVTF, encoded by the coding sequence ATGCAGGGAAAAAAGGAGTACCAGGAGAAGCTTTTCGCTAGTTTCCAACTTAGTGAACGTATACCGAAGAACAATTTTTACAGGCGTTTGGGATCCGCCCTTGATCTTGGTTTCCTCTATAAGTTGACTCGGCCCTATTATGGGGAGAGCGGTCAAAAGAGCATAGACCCCGTGGTGTTCTTCAAGCTTTGTCTGGTGGGTTATCTGGAGAACCTTATCAGCGACCGTAAACTGATTGCGCATTGTTCGATGCGCTTGGACATTCTTTATTTCATAGGCTATGACATTGATGAGGAACTTCCATGGCACAGTACCATAAGCCGTACACGCCAACTGTTTCCAGAGTCCGTTTTCGAGGAAGTGTTCACGAATATTTTACAGTTGTGTATAGAAAAGGGAATGGTAAGTGGTCATACCCAAGCGATAGATTCGGCACCGGTAAAGGCGAACGCGAGTATGGATACCTTGGAACTGAAAGTGCCCGAGGAAGAACTAAAGGAGCACTTGGTGCGGATACGGGCGATCAGCGCCATGGACAGGGAAGTGCCACACCGTAAGTCCAAGGATAATAAAGCGGATAAGGGCGATCGTAGTATTACCGCAAGTGGAAAGGAGCTGAATGCGATAAAGAGCCGTAACAAGAAGTGGGCGAAGGATCAGGATCAAAGACCCGGTGCAGGTAATAAAGGTGCGAAGTACACCAGTAACAAAACACATTATAGCCCAACGGACCCCGATGCCAGGATAAGTGTGAAACCCGGCAAGGCCAGAAAGCTGAACTATCTTTCTCAACTTAGTGTTGACACGGCGCATCATGTTATAACCGACATCAGGGCGTACCATGCAGATGGAAAGGATAACCAGCAATTACAGGATATCGTACAACGCTTGCAAAGAAGATTATGGCAACAAGGTCTGGTATTTGAAAACTGCGTGGCCGATACGGGGTATAGTAGCGGGGAGAACTATGCATTTCTGGAAAACCAAGGGCTAAAAAGTTTCATTCCACCGCATGGCACCTATAAAGGTGGTCCCGATGGGTTTACGTACATCAGGGAACACGACAATTATCTATGCCCACAGGGCAAGGTGATCCCTTTCAAAAAAGTGTTCCTTGACAGCCGGACCAAGACCAAAAAGAAGGCGTACCGCGCGTCGAGCAAGATCTGCAAGGGCTGCTCGATCATGGAAAGCTGCCTTGGAAAGGTCAACGAGAAACAGTTCTCGGTCACGTATTATCGGGCGGAATACGAACGGAACATCGCAAGGGTCGAGAGCCCACAGGGCAGGTATATGAAGGGTAAACGACAAAGCACCGTAGAACCCGTTTTCGGTACCCTCACCCAGTTCATGGGCATGCGCAAGATAAATACGATAGGTCTGGAACAGGCCAACAAGGTGATGCACCTCTCCGCAATCGCCTATAACCTTAAGAAGTACCTGAAATTTGAACTGAAACGTTCAAATAGTGGGCTAGCAAAGCTTGCTTTTAAGGTCTTTATAAAAAGTACTGTCCAAGATATGTTTTCAGTATTCCTAAGGCATCAAAAAGTGACATTCTAA
- a CDS encoding SDR family oxidoreductase yields MNISLKNKKALVGGSSAGIGKAIVQQLAESGASVTLMSHSEEKLQQIVNELPTDQGQQHQYLAIDFNNFKDYQKVISRYFENNSIDILINNTQGPSAGSALEIKVHDYQEAFDLLFKTVVFTTELALKSMMQKNWGRIINVASVSVKEPLSYLALSNSIRAAVVTWAKSLATDVGKHNITVNSVLTGYFDTDRITQLNAKKAEQLGIEASQVRKEMESKVAMQRIGKPEEYGYLAAFLASDNAAYITGTNIPIDGGLLKSL; encoded by the coding sequence ATGAATATATCTTTAAAAAATAAAAAAGCATTAGTAGGTGGTAGCAGTGCTGGAATAGGTAAAGCTATTGTACAGCAATTGGCGGAAAGTGGAGCCAGTGTAACCCTCATGTCTCATAGCGAAGAGAAGTTGCAACAAATAGTCAATGAATTGCCTACAGACCAAGGGCAGCAACATCAATACCTTGCAATAGATTTTAATAATTTCAAAGACTACCAAAAGGTGATTTCTAGATACTTTGAAAATAACAGTATTGATATATTAATAAATAACACCCAAGGACCTAGTGCCGGGAGTGCCTTAGAGATAAAGGTTCATGATTATCAAGAAGCATTTGACCTCTTGTTTAAAACCGTAGTTTTTACAACAGAATTAGCATTAAAATCCATGATGCAAAAAAATTGGGGACGTATTATTAATGTAGCCTCTGTTTCCGTGAAGGAACCGCTCTCCTATCTGGCATTATCCAATTCAATTAGGGCAGCAGTAGTAACTTGGGCAAAATCTTTGGCTACAGATGTAGGCAAACATAACATAACCGTTAATAGTGTTCTCACCGGATATTTTGACACCGATAGAATTACACAGCTCAATGCCAAAAAAGCCGAGCAACTAGGCATTGAAGCCAGCCAAGTTAGAAAAGAAATGGAGTCTAAAGTGGCAATGCAACGTATTGGCAAACCAGAAGAGTATGGATATTTAGCAGCATTCTTGGCATCTGATAATGCTGCTTATATTACAGGAACGAATATCCCAATTGATGGTGGACTTTTAAAATCGCTATAA
- a CDS encoding cupin domain-containing protein — protein MISKLLDIEAIEIMPGFYGKIIPSEEISIAFFEVDKGASVGEHLHSHEQIMHIIEGEFEIVIEGNTHIAKAGDLITIPANKKHKGKALTPCRFMDVFVKNSD, from the coding sequence ATGATTTCTAAATTATTGGATATTGAAGCTATTGAAATTATGCCTGGTTTTTATGGTAAAATAATTCCTTCAGAGGAAATTAGTATCGCTTTTTTTGAAGTGGATAAAGGAGCAAGTGTTGGCGAGCATTTACATAGTCATGAGCAAATTATGCACATCATAGAAGGGGAATTTGAAATTGTCATAGAAGGTAATACCCATATTGCTAAAGCCGGAGATTTAATAACCATACCTGCTAATAAAAAGCATAAAGGCAAGGCTCTAACACCCTGTAGGTTTATGGATGTATTTGTAAAAAACAGCGATTGA
- a CDS encoding pyruvate kinase: MTIKKIDKELSNILHKMVEIEKTINVELSEIHEDYQLSARNLYRYLLLRSFDLRKFHDTLSDLGISSMRTAEGYVYSNLYNVVKNLRILQNKPFEVDFIVEKIGYKKSKKLLKKHANNLFNEGRKKHFTEIMVTLPNEAADDKAIIKAMVLSGMEIARINLSHGDIGIWEKMVKIIHEVKAETKQKVKIYMDLSGPKIRTSTIAIHKKKGEVKNSIPIRVGEHIILTKRETLGKISKFGEANEQLEKAEVAVLLHEIIDDAEIGDTILFDDGMIKSKVVGKNKRDLELVITDCYKSKLSSHKGINLPNTTLNLPALTNKDIENLPFVCEHADIVGYSFVRTAADVKILYDKLDKNNAKNIGVVFKIENQEAFENLPEILFEGMKRNKIGVMIARGDLAVEIGFERISEVQNQILWLCEAAHIPVIWATQVLENLAKTGIPTRAEISDAAIGAQAECVMLNKGPYINDAIKILQNILIRMEGHSFKKKNELRALNISKKYFQKLSESKTIPKIR; encoded by the coding sequence ATGACAATAAAAAAAATAGACAAAGAATTATCTAATATTCTGCATAAAATGGTTGAAATTGAAAAGACCATTAATGTGGAACTGTCAGAAATACATGAAGATTATCAACTTAGTGCAAGAAATCTTTACAGATATTTACTATTAAGAAGTTTTGATTTAAGAAAATTTCATGATACTCTTTCTGATCTTGGGATTTCTTCTATGCGAACTGCTGAAGGATATGTTTATAGTAATCTTTACAATGTTGTAAAAAATTTGAGAATACTTCAAAACAAACCTTTTGAAGTTGATTTTATTGTTGAAAAAATAGGTTACAAAAAAAGTAAAAAACTTCTAAAAAAACATGCAAATAATCTATTTAATGAAGGTCGTAAAAAACATTTTACAGAAATAATGGTGACGCTTCCCAATGAAGCTGCAGATGATAAAGCGATTATTAAAGCAATGGTTTTGAGTGGAATGGAAATTGCACGGATAAATCTAAGCCATGGAGATATAGGTATATGGGAAAAAATGGTAAAGATTATTCACGAAGTCAAAGCTGAGACTAAACAAAAGGTAAAAATTTACATGGATTTATCTGGACCAAAAATAAGAACATCCACAATTGCAATCCATAAAAAAAAAGGTGAAGTAAAAAACAGCATTCCTATAAGAGTAGGGGAACATATCATACTTACCAAAAGAGAAACTTTGGGAAAAATATCAAAATTTGGAGAAGCTAATGAACAACTTGAAAAAGCAGAAGTAGCTGTTTTGTTACATGAGATTATTGACGATGCTGAAATTGGAGATACCATACTATTCGATGATGGAATGATAAAGTCTAAAGTTGTAGGCAAAAATAAAAGAGATTTAGAATTAGTTATTACGGATTGTTATAAATCGAAATTATCTTCTCATAAAGGTATAAACCTTCCTAATACGACACTTAATTTGCCAGCATTGACGAACAAGGACATTGAAAATTTACCGTTTGTCTGTGAACATGCAGATATTGTTGGTTATTCTTTTGTAAGAACAGCTGCCGATGTTAAAATACTATATGATAAACTCGATAAAAATAATGCAAAAAATATCGGTGTCGTTTTTAAAATTGAAAATCAAGAAGCCTTCGAAAACTTACCCGAAATTTTATTTGAAGGTATGAAGCGAAATAAAATAGGGGTAATGATTGCAAGAGGTGATTTAGCTGTAGAAATTGGTTTTGAGCGAATATCAGAAGTTCAAAATCAAATATTATGGTTATGTGAAGCAGCTCATATACCCGTTATTTGGGCTACTCAGGTACTTGAGAATCTTGCGAAAACAGGAATACCAACAAGAGCTGAGATAAGTGATGCGGCCATTGGTGCACAAGCTGAATGTGTCATGCTTAACAAAGGACCTTATATTAATGATGCCATAAAAATTCTTCAAAATATATTAATAAGAATGGAAGGGCATTCCTTTAAGAAAAAAAATGAACTAAGGGCACTCAATATTTCAAAAAAATATTTTCAAAAACTGAGTGAATCGAAAACTATACCTAAAATTAGGTAA
- a CDS encoding PorP/SprF family type IX secretion system membrane protein: MKLKNTRWSICIVMLLFLIKLQGQQDPQYTQYMYNMNVVNPAYTTNQLGMLNFGTLYRTQWENAVGAPKTLTFFVHTPLSEKIEMGASIISDDIGDGSLKENNIYVDFAYILKLDEKSNLSLGLKGGTTTFETNFNGFRLPEVQDDPAFNENMNNTFPNVGIGAFYNRDKFYAGVSIPNLLTSKHLENRDGITRIGAEAIHLFGMAGYVFDINSNLKLKPSILTKMVSGAPITADVSFNALFNNRFEGGISYRLEDSVSAMFNIAVVPALRIGYAYDYTLSNLGAFNTGSHEIFVLFNLDLWGLKKGYDKSPRFY; the protein is encoded by the coding sequence ATGAAACTAAAAAACACACGTTGGAGTATCTGCATAGTAATGCTTTTGTTCCTTATAAAATTACAAGGTCAGCAAGACCCACAGTATACGCAATACATGTATAACATGAATGTGGTAAACCCTGCGTATACCACCAACCAATTAGGCATGCTTAATTTTGGAACGCTATACAGAACCCAATGGGAAAATGCGGTAGGTGCACCTAAAACCTTAACCTTTTTCGTGCATACCCCGTTATCGGAAAAAATAGAAATGGGCGCATCAATTATTTCAGATGATATAGGTGATGGCTCTTTAAAAGAAAATAATATTTATGTAGACTTCGCCTACATTCTAAAGTTAGACGAAAAAAGTAATCTAAGTTTAGGGTTAAAAGGAGGTACTACCACTTTTGAAACCAATTTCAACGGGTTTAGACTACCAGAAGTACAAGATGACCCTGCTTTTAATGAAAACATGAATAATACCTTTCCTAATGTGGGTATTGGTGCTTTTTATAACAGAGATAAGTTTTATGCAGGTGTCTCCATCCCAAATTTATTGACTTCTAAACATCTAGAAAACAGAGATGGTATTACAAGAATTGGTGCTGAAGCTATTCATCTTTTTGGTATGGCCGGTTATGTTTTTGATATCAATTCTAATTTAAAACTAAAACCTTCAATACTTACAAAAATGGTTTCAGGAGCTCCTATTACAGCAGATGTTTCTTTTAACGCCTTATTCAATAATCGTTTTGAAGGCGGTATATCGTATAGATTAGAGGACTCTGTAAGTGCCATGTTCAATATTGCGGTAGTACCCGCATTGCGTATAGGATATGCTTACGATTACACCTTATCTAATTTAGGCGCTTTTAACACCGGTTCTCACGAAATATTTGTGCTGTTTAACCTAGACCTTTGGGGACTTAAAAAAGGTTATGATAAATCTCCTAGATTCTACTAA